A stretch of Oncorhynchus mykiss isolate Arlee chromosome 14, USDA_OmykA_1.1, whole genome shotgun sequence DNA encodes these proteins:
- the LOC110488852 gene encoding adhesion G protein-coupled receptor E4 isoform X1, protein MFFNWASSPMVTVVACEVTKLLRTIEISIRLIAPLLTENVTRIETNHTAEVEIMVRRDKTPPEGPVSLTNENTQFDTTWETVVGDDQNYPGFAYVFLLSYRNLDSLKDNTSHQSQQLMSSAATVSVSNSNTTYLPQQVNLTFHHLQSSDVDPTCVYWSDENEPGVWSGRGCTLVMSNSNQTVCSCNHLSTFALMSEMQQGSGQLSLVMWVGVVVALTCVFLSLITTLWCRFVSRKRRGGHRLQQDVQLHRK, encoded by the exons ATGTTCTTCAACTGGGCCTCCAGTCCAATGGTCACCGTAGTAGCTTGTGAAGTGACTAAGTTACTGAGGACGATTGAAATCTCTATCAGACTGATCGCTCCACTGCTGACAGAGAACGTGACCAGGATAGAGACCaaccacacag CAGAGGTTGAGATTATGGTGAGAAGAGACAAGACTCCACCTGAAGGACCAGTCAGCCTGACCAATGAGAACACTCAATTTGACACCACCTGGGAGACGGTGGTTGGAGATGACCAGAATTACCCAG GGTTTGCGTATGTCTTTCTGCTCAGCTATAGGAATCTGGATAGTCTGAAGGACAACACTTCTCATCAGAGCCAGCAGCTCATGTCCAGTGCTGCGACGGTGTCCGTTAGCAACTCCAACACAACATACCTGCCCCAACAGGTTAATCTCACCTTCCATCACCTGCAG TCCAGTGATGTTGACCCCACCTGTGTTTATTGGTCGGATGAGAATGAACCGGGGGTGTGGTCTGGGAGGGGTTGCACCTTAGTGATGTCAAACTCCAACCAGACTGTGTGCTCCTGCAACCATCTCAGCACATTCGCTCTGATGAGCGAAATGCAACAG GGAAGCGGGCAGCTGTCGTTGGTGATGTGGGTGGGTGTTGTTGTGGCACTGACCTGTGTGTTCCTGTCCCTGATCACCACCCTGTGGTGTCGCTTTGTCAGCCGCAAACGCCGTGGAGGACACCGGCTGCAACAGGATGTACAGCTACATAGAAAATAA
- the LOC110488852 gene encoding adhesion G protein-coupled receptor E5 isoform X3, whose translation MFFNWASSPMVTVVACEVTKLLRTIEISIRLIAPLLTENVTRIETNHTEVEIMVRRDKTPPEGPVSLTNENTQFDTTWETVVGDDQNYPGFAYVFLLSYRNLDSLKDNTSHQSQQLMSSAATVSVSNSNTTYLPQQVNLTFHHLQSSDVDPTCVYWSDENEPGVWSGRGCTLVMSNSNQTVCSCNHLSTFALMSEMQQGSGQLSLVMWVGVVVALTCVFLSLITTLWCRFVSRKRRGGHRLQQDVQLHRK comes from the exons ATGTTCTTCAACTGGGCCTCCAGTCCAATGGTCACCGTAGTAGCTTGTGAAGTGACTAAGTTACTGAGGACGATTGAAATCTCTATCAGACTGATCGCTCCACTGCTGACAGAGAACGTGACCAGGATAGAGACCaaccacacag AGGTTGAGATTATGGTGAGAAGAGACAAGACTCCACCTGAAGGACCAGTCAGCCTGACCAATGAGAACACTCAATTTGACACCACCTGGGAGACGGTGGTTGGAGATGACCAGAATTACCCAG GGTTTGCGTATGTCTTTCTGCTCAGCTATAGGAATCTGGATAGTCTGAAGGACAACACTTCTCATCAGAGCCAGCAGCTCATGTCCAGTGCTGCGACGGTGTCCGTTAGCAACTCCAACACAACATACCTGCCCCAACAGGTTAATCTCACCTTCCATCACCTGCAG TCCAGTGATGTTGACCCCACCTGTGTTTATTGGTCGGATGAGAATGAACCGGGGGTGTGGTCTGGGAGGGGTTGCACCTTAGTGATGTCAAACTCCAACCAGACTGTGTGCTCCTGCAACCATCTCAGCACATTCGCTCTGATGAGCGAAATGCAACAG GGAAGCGGGCAGCTGTCGTTGGTGATGTGGGTGGGTGTTGTTGTGGCACTGACCTGTGTGTTCCTGTCCCTGATCACCACCCTGTGGTGTCGCTTTGTCAGCCGCAAACGCCGTGGAGGACACCGGCTGCAACAGGATGTACAGCTACATAGAAAATAA
- the LOC110488852 gene encoding uncharacterized protein LOC110488852 isoform X5, translated as MFFNWASSPMVTVVACEVTKLLRTIEISIRLIAPLLTENVTRIETNHTAEVEIMVRRDKTPPEGPVSLTNENTQFDTTWETVVGDDQNYPGFAYVFLLSYRNLDSLKDNTSHQSQQLMSSAATVSVSNSNTTYLPQQVNLTFHHLQGSGQLSLVMWVGVVVALTCVFLSLITTLWCRFVSRKRRGGHRLQQDVQLHRK; from the exons ATGTTCTTCAACTGGGCCTCCAGTCCAATGGTCACCGTAGTAGCTTGTGAAGTGACTAAGTTACTGAGGACGATTGAAATCTCTATCAGACTGATCGCTCCACTGCTGACAGAGAACGTGACCAGGATAGAGACCaaccacacag CAGAGGTTGAGATTATGGTGAGAAGAGACAAGACTCCACCTGAAGGACCAGTCAGCCTGACCAATGAGAACACTCAATTTGACACCACCTGGGAGACGGTGGTTGGAGATGACCAGAATTACCCAG GGTTTGCGTATGTCTTTCTGCTCAGCTATAGGAATCTGGATAGTCTGAAGGACAACACTTCTCATCAGAGCCAGCAGCTCATGTCCAGTGCTGCGACGGTGTCCGTTAGCAACTCCAACACAACATACCTGCCCCAACAGGTTAATCTCACCTTCCATCACCTGCAG GGAAGCGGGCAGCTGTCGTTGGTGATGTGGGTGGGTGTTGTTGTGGCACTGACCTGTGTGTTCCTGTCCCTGATCACCACCCTGTGGTGTCGCTTTGTCAGCCGCAAACGCCGTGGAGGACACCGGCTGCAACAGGATGTACAGCTACATAGAAAATAA